In the genome of Pseudomonadota bacterium, the window CCTCTTCGACGTGCTCCCCCTGCCGCCATCGAGCTTCGCCTTCCCGGGTCCGAGACCCGCGCCAGAACCTCCGGCCAACGATCCACCGGACATTTAGCCTTCACCCCAGGTCAGGAGATCTGGATTCAGATCCGGAGCCGGGCAGCCAGAACGGAGGATGATCGCTGTGAGCGAAACAGATTTGAAACGCTCGAGTGAGCGGTGGAACAATGTCATTCTTTCGGTCCGAGGTCGGAAGGTCATCATCGATGCCGACCTCGCAAGGTTGTACGGCATGACGACCGCTGCGTTGAACCAGGCGGTCCGGCGGAACGCGGGTCGGTTCCCGGAGGACTTCGCGTTTCGATTGACGGCCGCCGAGAGATCCGAGGTGATCACGAATTGTGATCACCTCGAGAAGATCAAGTATTCCAGAATGTTACCGCTGGTTTTCACAGAGCACGGTGCCGTGATGGCCGCCAGTGTCCTCAACAGCGAGGACGCGGTTCGAACGAGCGTGCTCGTCGTACGCGCCTTCGTCGCCATGCGCAGAGCCGCTTCGAACGGGTTCGAAATCGGAGCGAAGCTCAACGAGCTCGAGCATCGCGTCGACGAGCACGATGCCGAGCTGGAGGCGATCGTGAGGGAGATCAAGAACCTGATCCTCGATTCCAAGCCTGCGGCGAAGAGGATCGGCTTTAGGCGTGGTGGCGAAGACGATTGACTACTCGATGTACCCGAGCCCCCGCAGCTTCTCCTGCAGCGCCTCGTTCATCCGCGACGGGATCGGCGCGTCGGAGTGCTTCCAGCCCTTGGAGAGCGCCTTCACCCTCCGGATCGGGTGCCCCTCGAGGAACTCCTTCGAAATCGCCTGCTCGAGGACGCGGCCGGGCATCTCCTCGCCGACCGGCGCGCCGAGCAGCGCGAGCACCGTCGGCGTGATGTCGAGGACGGACGCGCCGCCGAGATCGGCGCCCGGGACGACGTCCTTCCCGGCGATCGCGATCACGCCGGGCGGCGCCCGGTCGTGCGTGCCGCTGCACACGCGCGCGAAGTGATCCTTGGACT includes:
- a CDS encoding ORF6N domain-containing protein, translated to MIAVSETDLKRSSERWNNVILSVRGRKVIIDADLARLYGMTTAALNQAVRRNAGRFPEDFAFRLTAAERSEVITNCDHLEKIKYSRMLPLVFTEHGAVMAASVLNSEDAVRTSVLVVRAFVAMRRAASNGFEIGAKLNELEHRVDEHDAELEAIVREIKNLILDSKPAAKRIGFRRGGEDD